In Candidatus Zixiibacteriota bacterium, one DNA window encodes the following:
- the folK gene encoding 2-amino-4-hydroxy-6-hydroxymethyldihydropteridine diphosphokinase yields MAEIVYISLGSNLGDREKYLASARSRIGVIEGIEVVAVSSIYLTQPIHMASDAPSFLNQVIKVEYLYTPGELLQATETIEQDMGRTDKGKRLPRTIDIDLLLFGTRIVSTERLKIPHPEILKRPFVLVPLLQIDLELTHPVTGKQLSTHLKSGDIDSVIIYKDHVARNV; encoded by the coding sequence GTGGCAGAAATAGTCTATATAAGTCTCGGATCAAATCTTGGCGACCGAGAGAAATATCTGGCGTCGGCAAGGTCCCGCATTGGAGTGATTGAAGGCATCGAAGTCGTCGCTGTCTCATCAATTTATCTGACCCAGCCAATACACATGGCATCAGATGCTCCGTCGTTTCTTAACCAAGTCATCAAAGTAGAGTACCTTTACACCCCTGGCGAGTTATTGCAGGCGACGGAAACTATCGAGCAGGATATGGGGCGAACCGACAAAGGAAAACGGCTTCCGCGAACCATCGATATTGATCTGCTTTTATTTGGCACACGCATTGTATCCACAGAGCGTCTCAAGATTCCGCATCCGGAAATCCTGAAACGTCCGTTCGTGCTTGTGCCGCTCTTGCAGATAGACCTGGAATTGACTCATCCAGTCACGGGAAAACAATTGTCTACACATCTCAAGTCCGGTGATATTGACTCGGTAATCATATATAAAGACCATGTCGCTCGAAACGTTTGA